The following DNA comes from Bos indicus x Bos taurus breed Angus x Brahman F1 hybrid chromosome 5, Bos_hybrid_MaternalHap_v2.0, whole genome shotgun sequence.
CGAGTAGCGCAGGTGCCGACGGTTTAGGCCTGGCCTTGCACTCGCCCACACGCGGCCGCCCTACATTCCGCGTCGGAGTTGGATTAATTCTCACTCAAACATTCcgtcaatatataaaatattaacgcTTGGCAAGACCCCTGCGCGCAACTCTAGGCCTGCACCTCGCGCTTTCCTATTGGACACTACAATAGGTCTCAGAGGTGGGGCCGGCCCCATCGGCGAGAACCACTCCCTCTGATACCTCCCGTCCAATCGGAGGCAGGGAGCCGCACTTGCCTTATTTGCATACAAGTTACTCTACATAAGCTCAGATCCCGAGGCATTCGCTCCCAAAACACCTATTTCTAAGTTGACGATACCTGTTTCCCAAACGGAGTCCAAACTCAGCACTTCAGCGTCTGAAACAAAGGGAAAGATCACTTACTGCCCTGCGATGCATTTCCCAAGCTACGTCCCTAGCGCGGGCCCCGGGCTCCCCACTTCGAGCTTTGCTGCTCACACCTCCCCCAGCCTCAAGCCTAACCCCGAATCATCCGTCCGAACAACTGCAATTGTAAAGCTTCCTCTGAAGCACCTATTAGCACATTCACCATGGAACTTAAGCGTGATCAACCCTTTTTTTGAGGTTTTGGTGGCCCTAAAAAGGGCCTTTTGGAATCTGATAAGCCGCAGGCAGAGCTCAGCCACCGAAGCCGTAGAGGGTGCGGCCCTGGCGTTTTAGAGCGTACACCACATCCATGGCCGTGACCGTCTTGCGTTTGGCGTGCTCCGTGTACGTCACTGCATCGCGGATCACGTTTTCCAAGAACACTTTGAGCACTCCACGGGTCTCCTCGTAGATGAGCCCTGAGATGCGCTTGACACCACCACGGCGGGCAAGACGGCGAATTGCGGGCTTCGTAATGCCCTGGATGTTGTCCCGTAAGACCTTCCGGTGACGCTTGGCACCTCCCTTACCTAGCCCTTTCCCTCCTTTGCCCCTGCCAGACATTTTCAACAAGAAAGAGAGGACAATCGTATTAAGCAAGCTCCTAACACTTCGGGACGCTAAGAACCTGAGCTAATATATCCTTATAGCGGACCTGGTTGAAAACCTCAAGATAGTGGGCGGAGCTAAGTCCCCaaaagggtgttttttttttttaatcccctccCTACAAAATTTTTCGGTTGCTTATTTGGGAAAACTTCTTGTTATTTTTGCCATGAAATTGAGAAAAGACTAGACAGAAGTTATATTGCCGTTTCTCCATACTTAAAAAACGGTAGGCCAGATCCAGTGAGCGCTGAGttttccttgtctctttcctcCACCTTGTGCGCCCCCGCCTCTCTCTAGCGCGGGAATTctaattttatagttttccaaCGAAATGCACACTTTTATAATACTATTCTTAGACTAATTTGAAACTGAGTAGGAAGTGGGAATGCTTTActacttttaaatttcaaagcAGTTGCTTTACACCTGTGGGTCTTTTTAAGTCACCAGTTGGGGTAGAGGAAATCTTTCAAtcgttctttttctcttttgtggccccgcgaagaaaaaattaaattttcaaaaagagtCTAACCTTACCccttcctccccgcccccacccccgactTTTCTCTTGCAGCTTCTTCTGCACAATTTGTAGATTTTACTGCTTCCtccgtcccccacccccagcccaagcACGGGGTTTTGCTTCTCAAACGACAATTTCTGTGATTCGTTAAAATAATGTAACATTCTTATTTCATTAAAACTCTAAGTTCTTGtgaaattccagtattcttgcctagagaatcccagggatgggggagcctggtgggctgtcgtctatggggtcgcacagggtcggacacgactgaagcgacttggcagcagcagcatgatcatgGCTTTAAATCAGACGGTTCTCATTTAAGAAATTCCTTGAGAAAAACGGAACTTTGAGTAGTGTCACCACTGTAGGAGACAGGACTGTTTCCCCAAAAGGTTCATACTACGAAAAAAGGCAGCAGTAACACCATGAGGAATGAATATTTTGGTAAATTGTGCTTCCTGTACCTAGTCCTGACGAATAAGCCTTTCCAGTAAGAAAGCTTTATGGCAAATATTTGCTTATTATGTACCTATCCTCATCCATCTCTATAGCACAAAAAAGatagttatttttgttgttaaagcATAATTAAAAGAACCCTCAGAACACTGGATGactggagctggggtggggagtgCTAAATAGTCACATTGTACCGCATGCTTTTAATGCTTGATTCCAAAGAAAGTTTGGAAGAATCAGGATTCTTGTAATGGCAaaataggggtgtgtgtgtgtgtgtgtgtgtgtgtgtgtgtgtgtgtgtgtgtgtgtgtgttttgtttgttttttagtatttACTAAAAAATCAAGGTTAGAATATTTTCAAGTTAGAGATCTCTTTTGcttacaaggatttttttttttagtgtcaaTAATAAAGGTAATGTGTCAAAAATTTCAGGCATACTCAACCAGAACTGCTAGAGGCATTTCTTGCTTGAGTGCTTAGTATTTGTTGACTAAGTTAACTAAGGAGAAGGGGTAACTCTCTTTcctgatttttctgtttcttacctCGGTTCCTTAATTCTTAAGACATTCTTTTCCTGAGAGCGAAAGAGGACGTTGAAATCTCAGAATCTGCCAAATTCAACCGAACTCAATATATTCAACAGAACCCCAACCGCGGAGCAAGCGCACCTAGATATTCATATGAGCGGTTATGTAAATGAGGACTTAGCAGTTTGCTCTTTTGATTGGAGAGAGTTGGAGAAGGCCGTCCTTCTGCCAGCGTGCTAATTGGGAGCAGAGCCTGCCTGTCATTGGTCACTGGAGCCAAGGATGTTGCGGAGCCCAATGGGAAGGCGCTGCCTAGTGTCAGCAAAGTGTTGGTAGAGGCAGTTCCGGTGTGGTACGTTGCATTCTTGTACTAGGAACCGGATCGCTGGGTTTTTCCTTCTCGCTGGAGTTGTAAGCGAGAGACAAACATGTCTGGTCGCGGAAAGCAGGGCGGCAAAGTGCGGGCAAAGGCCAAGTCCAGGTCCTCCCGCGCGGGCCTGCAGTTCCCAGTGGGCCGAGTGCACAGACTGCTGCGCAAGGGTAACTACGCGGAGCGAGTGGGCGCCGGGGCGCCGGTGTACCTGGCGGCGGTGTTGGAATACCTGACGGCGGAGATCCTGGAGTTGGCTGGCAACGCCGCGCGGGACAACAAGAAGACCAGGATAATCCCTCGCCACCTGCAGCTCGCCATCCGCAACGACGAAGAACTAAACAAGCTTCTGGGGAAAGTGACCATCGCTCAGGGCGGCGTCCTGCCCAACATCCAGGCCGTGCTGCTGCCCAAGAAGACGGAGAGTCAGAAGACGAAGAGCAAATGACCCTGATGCTACCACAGGGGATCCGGCTTCCCCAGCAAGGGCTGTCTCCAGAGCCGCCCCGCCCGCAGTGTTTTTGAATATGCTTGATGTTATGGAGGGCCGGAGCCATCTAGTGGGGAGGTGGGCGGCGAGGAGACCAACTGGGTCGCGGGCCCAATAAAGTCGGTGAAAATCGTCTGGTCGAGAGAGCTGTGTAGTCGCGGGGCCCTACCGGGAGACCCAGGGGCGTCCGGGAGACCTTTGGAAGAGGTACTGGTGGGTCGGCTTGAGCCACTTTCTGGGCAGGTTTGTTCCGCAATCAGCCTCGAGGCGCTACGGGCGGATAAAGGGAGACCAGAAGGGACCCACTGGCGTGAAGGTGGGCAGAGTCGGGGGCTCTCCCTGCTCGCCCGGAAGCAGAGGCGACGCAGAGTAGGTGCGGATGAGGCTGGGCGAGTTGTTTTTACATCCGCCTTCTAGGGCCTGTGCTCCCCTGCCCTATTAGGGCAGTTCCGGAACCAGTTCTAGGAAAGAGATAGTGATGACGTTGTGGTCTTGGGCAGGAGGTTGTCTGTCCGGCCACACTTTTCAGAAGGGAGAATAACTTTACATCTTGGAAGGGTAGCTTTGACGACACAGTGTCAATTTAACAGATTTTTCTTGGCCTGACAGCTGTTGTGTTTTCTTGTTTGGGGTGTCAGATATTTTTGTGTGCACGCTTATGttcacatttctttaaaatgaaggaaCCATCCAGTAATATGTGTAGCACAGAAGCCTGAGTCATGAAGTTGGAAATTTGTTGCGCTGACACTCATGTTGTGTAATAGTGCAGGGCCTTTAATCATGAGTTACCTATACCTCAGTAGcttttaaaatgactttctcAAGTTTCTAGCTTCATAGTGGTATTATCTCCACAATATCATAGCCCTTTGGAAAGGTAATTGATTTGATTTTGCTTTATAACAACAAATCCCCCTCTTAAGGTCCCTTACGTTCTACCACTGGGCCTGAGGTAATGACTGCATTCCAACAACACCTATTGTGTTTGTGTTGCTTAATGGCACAGTAAGGCTTTCATAAATATGTGAGATGTGAGAAAAGGCAAGGACAGATGGTATGGAGAGAAACATTTCTGCTCAGGAGTTTACGTTTAAAAGTTACACAGTAACAACCTTGGTCTGTCCTAGATTGACCCTTCCATTTCCCCCTTTTCTACAAGTTTCCTCCTGTCCTACAAAAAAGATCCTCGtttatttagatttcacatatttgCATTCACCTTTTCCTTAAGTCAGAGTTGATGTCATTCTagggaaaagaaaaggatatGCCTTCCACCATCAATGGCAGGAGTTGGCCTGTTTTCTCAGCatggacttttattttttccccagtattTACTGAGAACCTCTTGTATGCTATGCACAGTACTGTGTAATGGGCTGCTGTGGCCAGAACAGCAAGTAGGGATCGAAAGTGGTCAACCGCAtagtttgggaaaaagaaactagagacagaattaaagttttaaagatgggacTGGGGGACTCAAGACCTCTTGGGTCAACAGCCCTGTTCCTCAGAGCcacatcacttttatttagtGTCTTGGCAAGCAGAAAGTATCTGTTGTGCTACGATGAAgtcagcctcctgtgtccccagtcacgtctcccattttattgattactttaaactatctttgttattttcttctacaAAGGCTGTCACCTAGCTGGAGGTCATAGACCCGTATATGCCTTGGGAAAACATCTTAGTGTGTGCACAAGCAGCGTTCTGAACTTGCGCTGGCCCAGTGTTCCAAGGTCCACACTATGTTTTTCCTTAGCTTAGCAGGGCATGACAACCCCAACTGATCAACCCAATGTACTTTTATTTAGGTTGTGCTGCATTGCTAtactttgcttttattcttttcccgtggtgattttctcatggcttagccaGAGCAATAGGTGGCTATTAACCCCTGCAGCAGGTGATGAGGATACCCTGGCCTATGAGACCAACTAGATTTCCACTCCtgaaactcactttttttttctgggtaacTGAAGAccggaaaataaacaaataagtgacCATCAAAGAAAGGATTCCCTTTCAGCTTCTGCTATTACTAGTGTCTCTCTATTGCTTGTGGAATGGATGTCAGGATTACTTCTCCCATGTGATCAAGTTTGAAGTATATACAAAGGTCAGGCCTCAAGTACCCCTTTTAGGAGGCAGATTATTGCCCCCTATGTCCTAAAGAGAATAGACCCCAAGGGTACGTACCTTGGGCAGTTTCCAAGACGTCCGACTGTTAATTCCACTTCCCGCCTATTCAGAAGTCTTCCTTGTGTAAAATAGTCACAATAGTTATTTTGATAACCGAGATTGTTCCTTTATTCCATGCCAgctattgttcagttcagtcactcagttgtgtccgactctttgcgacctccatgaaccgcagcatgccaggcctccctgtccatcacccactcccggagtctacccaaacccatgtccattgagtcgatgatgccatccaaccatctcatcctctgtcgtcccgttctcctcctgcccttaatatttcccagcatcagggtcttttccaatgaatcagctcttcgcatcaggtggccaaagtattggagtttcagcttcaacatcagtccgtccaatgaacacccaggactgatctttaggatggactagttggatctccttgcagtccaagggactctcaagagtcttcaacaccagagttcaaaagcatcaattctacgctcagctttctttataatccaactctcacatccatacacaaccactggaaaaaccatagccttgactagacggatctttgttggcaaagtaatgtctctgttttttaatatgctgtctaggttggtcataaaagtttccttccaagaagtaagcgtcttttaatttcatggctgcaatcaccatctgtagtgattttggagcccagaagaataaagtcagccactgtttccactgtttctattttccatgaagtgataggaccagatgccatgatgttagtttcctgaatgttgagctttaagccaacgttttccactctcctctttcactttcatcaagaggctctttagtgcttcttcactttctgccataaggatggtgtcatctgcatatctgaggttattgatatttctcccagcaatcttgattccagcttgtgcttcttccagcccagcgtttctcatgatgtactctgcatataagttaaataagcagggtgacagtatacagccttgacgaactcctttacctatttggaaccagtctgttgttcaatgtccagttctaactgttgcttcctgaactgtatacaagtttctcaagaggcagttcaagtgatctggtattcccatctttttcagaattttccagtttattgtgatccacacagtcaaaggcttaggaatagtcaataaaacagaaatagatgtttttctggaactctcttgctttttcgatgccAGCTATTGTATGCTCAGTAAATAGAATTACCAGTTTCTACGGGGATATGGGCTTACCTTTATAGGTTAAAGTAGAGGTAACTAatgaatattttgttgtttttaatgccCAGTTGTTAGGAATAGTTCTCGTTATTACTGCCTTGTGGCATGGTGAGCAGTGGAGAAGAAAAAAGTGTATCAGTTGCTGGTTTTGACATATTCGTCTTAATTTCCTAAATAATTTGAGGCATCTCAAAGGTTAAAACCAAACGGTAAGGAAATAAGGGTAtgacatttataaaaaaaaaaacaaaaaaaaaaaacaccttttctcTCTAAAGTTTCACAGGAGTCTAACCCTGTTACCTGAAGATAAAAACAGGCAAGATTCACAGATGTCAGTACACTGATGACCCCAATCTCACCCTATCTCAACCACCACTGTCCCAGAGATTCATAGGCTCCCCTCAAATACTTGCCCTGCTACAAGATTCAGTCAGTCCATTTTAACCTCACCATTTCCGTTTTTTGAGAGCTTTTTAAACCTGAATACTTTATTAGCagttaaaaatgcatttgttgtttttgttcagttgcccagtcatgtctggctctttaggacccatggactgaagtgtgccaggcctccctgtccctcaccatctcctggagcttgcccaggttcatgtccatttcattagtgatgccatccacccatctcatcctctgaggagGATACCCCTTGCCAAATCAATTCAGCTTGTGAATCTTCTATACACAAACAGTTCTTGCCAATATATGATTATTAACTTAAAAGGTCCATGTTTTTTTCAAGCATGAGACCCAATAGAAAAAGATTCAGGATAGAAACTGGTGAGACCTGAATTCTGGTCTTCAGTAGATTTCTAATCCATAGCTGTGTGTGTAGACACACACGTGCTTTCCCATGGAGATAAGCCATACAGTGTGGCATGTTGTGACTTGGCCAGGATTTGttccttctttgcttttcctGCAGGGCCAAGTCTTGTCTTTGTGTCTCTGAGAACTGGTCTGCTTAGTTTTATCTGCCTGGAATCAAAAGGTTTAGTCTGGCCCCATAATTGGTGATGACTATATGCAAACTCTTCACAAATTTATTTCCAATGGTTGAAAGGTCATATACAACAACATTTAAGAACTTACTCTCTTGGgatgagacttgggttcaaatccacTCATCTCCTCAGTAGCTGAATGATTTTAAATgctattcaatttctttaaaggtCAGTTTCATCTGTTAACTGGGCATAATAGTAGAGTTACATCAGTAAGTTTGGAGGAAGATTAGAGATAATGTGAACGAAGGCACTGAGTTTCCCATATAGAAATGCACTCAACGAATAGTAACTAACAGTATGTGAAACTGGATTTAGAGCAAGTGGCAGTCGTGATGGGACCTACTGAAGTTAGTAAACATCTGGAATTCTAGTAATTCTGTGATttttcagatcaaatcagatcagtcgctcagtcgtgtccgactctttgcgaccctatgaatcacagcacgccaggcctccctgtccgtcaccaactcctggagttcactcagactcacgtccattgagtcagtgatgccatccagccatctcatcttctgtcgtccccttctcctcctgcccccaatccctcccaacatcagagtcttttccaatgagtcaactcttcgcatgaggtggccaaagtactggagtttcagcttgagcatcgttccttccaaagaaatcccagggctgatctccttcagaatggactggttggatctccttgcagtccaagggactctcaagagtcttctccaacaccacagttcaaaagcatcaattcttcggcgctcagccttcttcacagtccaactctcacatccatacatgaccacaggaaaaaccatagccttgactagacagacctttgttggcaaagtaatgtctgcttttgaatatgctatctaggttggtcataactttccttccaaggagtaagcgtcttttagtttcatggctgcagtcaccatctgcagtgattttggagccccccaaaataaagtctgccactgtttccactgtttccccatctatttcccatgaagtgatgggaccagatgccatgatcttcgttttctgaatattgagctttaagcccactttttcactctccactttcactttcatcaagaggtttttagttcctcttcactttctgccgtaagggtggtgtcatctgcatatctgaggttattgatatttctcccggcaatctcgattcccgcttgtgtttcttccagtccagcgtttctcatgatgtactctgcatagaagttaaataagcaggttgacaatatacagcctggacgaactccttttcctatttggaaccagtctgttgttccatgtccagttctaactgttgctccctgacctgcatacaaatttctcaagaggcagatcaggtggtctggtattcccatctcttgaagaattttccacagtttattgtgatccacagagtcaaaggctttggcatagtcatctCACCATAAAAActaacttagttcagttcagttgctcagtcgtgtccaactctttgcaaccccatgaattgcagcacaccaggcctccttatccatcaccaactcccggagttcacccaaactcatgtccatcgagtcggtaatgccatccagccatctcatcctctgtcatccgcttctcctcctgcccccaatccctcccagcatcagagtgttttccaatgagtcaactctttgcatgaggtagccaaagtattggagtttcagctttagcatcagtccttccaaagaacatccagggctgatctcttttagaatgaactggttggatctccttgcagtccaagggactctcaagagtcttctccaacaccacagttcaaaagcatcaattctttggcgctcagctttctttacagtccaactctcacatccatacacgaccactggaaaaaccatagccttgactagatggacctttgttggcaaagtaatgtctctgcttttgaatatgctatctaggttgatcataactttccttccaaggagtaagcatcttttaatttcatggctgcaatcaccatctgcagtgatattggagccccccagaataaagtctgacacagtttctattgtttccccatctatttcccatgaagtgatgggaccagatgccatgatcttagttttctgaatattgagctttaagccaactttttcaactaGCTTAGTGGCTGTTTACTAATTATAGAACATCTAGAACTCAGTCTAGAACAGAAAAGAGTCATAAATAGCAAAATTAACTTTGTGAACCTGAATTTGTATCTCCTGCTCCAAAGACAACCTAGTTTGGAATTAATAGGTTAAGTCTACTCACTCAGATTAAAAACGGAACCCATTTGTTCAACAGTTTATTGAGTGTAGATTACATGTTATACCCATGATTGATAATCCACTGTCAAGAAAAATGATGACAGTGTAATCAGAAAGATGATCTAGCAGACCACATGTTAAGAAAAGGAGATGCTCAGGGTGTTACAGGTACAGGGAAGAGGCACCTGTGTCCCTCAGCCTGGTAGGGAGGGTGGTGCCTGAGATGGGTCCAGTACAAGAGTGTGTCTGACGTGACGGTGTGCTAGGAAGACAGCATGCACGGAAGTACAGGAGTCAACAGAGAGTACCTGTGGCCAGATGTAAGCGTAACCAGAGGAAaagttctggcctggagataaGAATATGGGAATCATAATTAACAATGATCTGCGTGGGTAAAATCATCCAGAAGGAATATAGATCTAGAGAGTATATGTAGCGAGATGTATCAGTGAATCTCTAGGAAACAGCAGACAGGGCAAGTGAGGATGGGTGAGGTCTAATCCATTGTCAAGGAAGAGGAGCCATTCAGAGATGAGAGGACGTGGCCTGGAGAAAGCATCAAGGGACAGAGATTTTTCACAATTTGGATCTATCACTGTGCTCCCCAACTCTACCTAAGTTGCCTTTACTTTTACATATAACTGGGATATGTTCTATAAAAGTTACTACATTTTCCTacccaggagcttccctggtgactcagcaataaagaatccacctgccaatgcaagagatgtgggtttgattcctgggtcagggagatcccctggaggaggaaatggcaacctgctcccctcttcttgtctgggaaattccatgaacagaggagccttggccaagggctacagtccatgaggtcacaaaagagtcggacatgacttagagactaaacaagaaTTACCCAGTGAATGCTGGCCAGTTGGCTTACTTTACCAGTGGCCCTGGAATGGCAATGTACTTTTCCCCTTTGCATTTTCACACTGCACATACAGAAATTAAAGGTATATATCTGTGGTGACaaaaaaccatttttttaaaaaaaagcccaGAAGAATATTGGCAAAGAAGCATTACAAAATACATCTTTTGTTATCATCCCATTTATTTAAATagctttttacatattttaactttAATCAGTGTTTTAATTGTTTTCATCTTAAAGAAGTTATAGTAACAGTGgcaacttatttttttattgatgtagttgatttacagtattatgttagaGCAACTTATTAATTCATAAAGCCAGTGTAGGTATTTTAGAATGATTAAAGCGTGAGAAATTTGACCCTGACAAACTTAATTCGTTGATGTTTAAATGTTTAGTTTGCCATGAGAGGGAAATGgagagtaagagaaaaaaaacaaaacttaaaaaaggaAACCAGCTGGCTTCAGGAAGATATGAAATTATCACTGTAAGGCTGTATTTTGCTTTCTCtacaaggagagaaaaaagagttTATAGGTgttgaaaaaaacattttaatatatgtgtgcatgttggTCGCT
Coding sequences within:
- the LOC113892517 gene encoding histone H2A.J; translated protein: MSGRGKQGGKVRAKAKSRSSRAGLQFPVGRVHRLLRKGNYAERVGAGAPVYLAAVLEYLTAEILELAGNAARDNKKTRIIPRHLQLAIRNDEELNKLLGKVTIAQGGVLPNIQAVLLPKKTESQKTKSK
- the LOC113892518 gene encoding histone H4; this translates as MSGRGKGGKGLGKGGAKRHRKVLRDNIQGITKPAIRRLARRGGVKRISGLIYEETRGVLKVFLENVIRDAVTYTEHAKRKTVTAMDVVYALKRQGRTLYGFGG